A part of Winslowiella toletana genomic DNA contains:
- a CDS encoding L-cystine transporter, protein MNLPLILNIVAFVALLLLLARTGRTNWSLSKKVLSGLLLGVAFGLALQLIYGENSAVVKESIGWFNIVGNGYVQLLQMIVMPLVFASILSAVARLHNASSLGKISVLTIGVLLFTTAIAALVGVFVTQLFGLTADGLVQGTQESARLAAIQSNYVGKVADLTVPQLLLSFVPKNPFADLTGANPTSIISVVIFAAFLGVAALQLLKDDQVKGQRVLAAIDTLQSWVMKLVRLIMKLTPYGVLALMTKVVAGSNLQDIIKLGGFVVASYLGLAIMFAVHALLLSVNGINPLRFFRKVWPVITFAFTSRSSAASIPLSVETQTRRLGVPESVASFSASFGATIGQNGCAGLYPTMLAVMVAPTMGINPLDPVWIATLVGIVTLSSAGVAGVGGGATFAALIVLPAMGLPVTLVALLISIEPLIDMGRTALNVNGSMTAGSLTSRWLKMTDKKILDSDEQAELSHQ, encoded by the coding sequence ATGAATCTACCTCTGATTCTGAATATCGTGGCGTTTGTCGCGCTATTGTTACTGCTGGCGCGTACCGGCCGCACCAACTGGAGTTTGTCGAAAAAAGTTCTCAGCGGCTTGCTGCTGGGCGTGGCGTTCGGCCTTGCGCTGCAACTGATCTATGGCGAAAACTCTGCGGTGGTGAAAGAGTCGATCGGCTGGTTTAACATTGTAGGTAATGGTTACGTGCAACTGTTGCAGATGATTGTGATGCCACTGGTATTTGCCTCTATTCTGAGTGCAGTTGCGCGTCTGCATAACGCCTCCTCACTGGGTAAAATCAGCGTACTGACCATTGGCGTATTGCTGTTTACCACGGCGATCGCCGCGCTGGTAGGGGTATTTGTTACCCAGCTGTTTGGCCTGACCGCCGATGGTCTGGTGCAGGGCACGCAGGAGAGCGCCCGTCTTGCCGCTATTCAGAGCAACTATGTCGGCAAAGTCGCCGATTTAACCGTACCGCAGCTGCTGCTGTCGTTTGTACCGAAGAACCCGTTTGCCGACCTCACTGGCGCTAATCCGACCTCTATTATCAGCGTGGTGATTTTTGCCGCCTTCCTCGGTGTGGCCGCTCTGCAACTGCTGAAAGATGATCAGGTTAAAGGACAGCGCGTTCTGGCAGCCATCGACACCCTGCAATCCTGGGTGATGAAACTGGTGCGTCTGATTATGAAACTGACGCCGTACGGTGTACTGGCACTAATGACCAAGGTGGTTGCCGGTTCTAACCTGCAGGACATTATCAAGCTGGGCGGTTTTGTGGTTGCTTCCTACCTCGGTCTGGCGATTATGTTTGCGGTTCACGCTCTGCTGCTGTCAGTTAACGGCATCAATCCGCTACGCTTCTTCCGTAAAGTCTGGCCGGTAATCACCTTTGCGTTTACCAGTCGCTCCAGTGCCGCCAGTATCCCACTGAGTGTAGAAACGCAAACCCGCCGCTTAGGTGTGCCAGAGTCTGTCGCCAGCTTCTCCGCTTCGTTCGGCGCCACTATCGGTCAGAATGGCTGTGCGGGTCTCTACCCGACGATGCTGGCGGTAATGGTTGCGCCAACCATGGGGATTAACCCGCTGGATCCGGTATGGATTGCCACCCTGGTCGGTATTGTTACCTTAAGCTCCGCCGGTGTTGCCGGTGTCGGCGGCGGTGCAACTTTCGCAGCGCTGATTGTACTGCCCGCGATGGGACTGCCGGTGACGCTGGTGGCATTGCTGATCTCCATCGAACCACTAATTGATATGGGCCGCACCGCGCTCAACGTCAATGGATCAATGACCGCCGGTTCATTAACCAGCCGCTGGTTAAAGATGACCGACAAAAAGATCCTCGACAGTGACGAGCAGGCCGAACTCTCCCATCAGTAA
- the infC gene encoding translation initiation factor IF-3, which produces MKGGKRVLPTRPNKINGEIRATEVRLTGIEGEQLGIVSLREAIEKAEEAGVDLVEISPNAEPPVCRIMDYGKFLYEKSKSSKEQKKKQKVIQVKEIKFRPGTDDGDYQVKLRNLIRFLEDGDKAKITLRFRGREMAHQQIGMEVLNRVRKDLCEDLDLAIVESFPSKIEGRQMIMVLAPKKKQ; this is translated from the coding sequence ATTAAAGGCGGAAAACGAGTTCTACCGACGCGACCAAATAAAATTAACGGTGAAATCCGTGCTACAGAGGTGCGTCTGACAGGCATCGAAGGCGAGCAGCTGGGTATTGTTAGTCTGCGTGAAGCTATCGAGAAAGCTGAAGAAGCAGGTGTTGATTTAGTTGAAATCAGCCCTAACGCCGAACCGCCTGTATGCCGTATTATGGATTACGGCAAGTTCCTCTACGAAAAAAGCAAATCTTCTAAGGAACAGAAGAAGAAGCAAAAAGTTATCCAGGTTAAGGAAATTAAATTCCGTCCTGGAACCGATGATGGCGACTATCAGGTCAAACTACGCAACCTGATTCGCTTTCTGGAAGATGGCGATAAAGCCAAAATCACGCTGCGTTTCCGTGGTCGTGAGATGGCGCACCAGCAGATCGGTATGGAAGTGCTTAACCGCGTCCGTAAAGATCTGTGTGAAGATCTGGATTTGGCCATTGTCGAATCCTTCCCTTCGAAGATCGAAGGCCGCCAGATGATCATGGTGCTCGCTCCCAAGAAGAAGCAGTAG
- the ghoS gene encoding type V toxin-antitoxin system endoribonuclease antitoxin GhoS: MSSTSLTRYVVTFHYQEKGLSDLNKLTSTMTEAGFSPTLNDDEGKPHELGTNSFGIISALEEDEIKQLAAGFGEIALGERPEVEVLSWEAYQQQQK, from the coding sequence ATGAGCTCAACATCATTAACCCGTTATGTGGTTACATTTCATTACCAGGAAAAAGGTCTCAGTGACCTGAATAAGCTCACCAGCACGATGACAGAAGCCGGTTTTTCGCCCACGCTGAATGACGATGAGGGCAAACCTCATGAGCTTGGCACCAACAGTTTTGGCATTATCAGTGCGCTGGAAGAGGATGAAATCAAACAACTGGCCGCCGGATTTGGCGAGATTGCGCTTGGCGAGCGCCCGGAAGTTGAAGTACTCAGCTGGGAGGCATATCAGCAGCAGCAAAAATAA
- the hxpB gene encoding hexitol phosphatase HxpB, whose protein sequence is MPYTRPVLAAIFDMDGLLIDSEPLWDRAEMDIFATLGVDLSRRDELPDTLGLRIDQVVRMWYEAMPWSGPDQAEVTRRIIARALQLVEEQRPILPGVEHALQLCRDQGLKIGLASASPLHMLERVLEMFELRHYFDALASAETLPYSKPHPQVYLDAAAKLGIDPLNCVTLEDSFNGMIATKAARMRSIVVPAAELRADARWSLANVRLDSLEQLNLQHLQG, encoded by the coding sequence ATGCCTTATACCCGCCCAGTGCTGGCCGCGATTTTCGATATGGATGGTCTGCTGATTGATTCTGAACCGTTGTGGGACCGTGCTGAGATGGATATCTTCGCCACTCTCGGGGTTGATCTTTCGCGCCGTGACGAACTGCCAGACACTCTTGGCCTGCGCATCGATCAGGTAGTCCGCATGTGGTATGAAGCGATGCCATGGAGCGGACCAGACCAGGCCGAAGTCACCCGGCGCATTATCGCCCGCGCGCTGCAACTGGTGGAGGAGCAGCGCCCGATACTGCCTGGCGTCGAACATGCACTGCAACTTTGCCGCGATCAGGGTCTGAAAATCGGCCTCGCTTCAGCTTCGCCACTGCATATGCTGGAGCGGGTGCTGGAGATGTTCGAACTGCGTCACTACTTTGACGCGCTGGCTTCCGCCGAAACGCTGCCTTACAGCAAACCCCATCCACAGGTCTATCTGGATGCTGCGGCGAAACTGGGGATTGATCCGCTTAATTGCGTCACGCTGGAAGACTCCTTTAACGGCATGATTGCCACCAAAGCGGCACGGATGCGCTCGATTGTGGTACCCGCGGCTGAATTGCGCGCGGATGCGCGCTGGTCGCTGGCCAATGTGCGCCTCGATTCACTTGAACAGTTAAATCTGCAGCATCTGCAAGGGTGA
- a CDS encoding metal-dependent hydrolase, with translation MTAEGHIIFAIASAIFAKRAELTPELANGDWWHIVPAALLTCLLPDIDHPKSVLGQRLKWISVPVARAFGHRGFTHSLLAVLGGLALFQMNVPADGPLPADVLQGMVLGYLSHIAADMLTPAGVPLLWPCRWRFRLPILNSQKGNQLERTLCMALVAYSMWFSPDMPHFGANGWPAQLINSVQSSLNRVINKQSAQ, from the coding sequence ATGACGGCCGAAGGCCATATTATTTTTGCCATCGCCAGTGCGATTTTTGCTAAGCGCGCCGAGCTGACGCCAGAACTGGCGAACGGCGACTGGTGGCATATTGTGCCTGCTGCACTGCTTACCTGCCTGCTACCGGATATTGACCATCCGAAATCGGTGCTGGGACAGCGGCTGAAATGGATCTCTGTTCCGGTGGCGCGCGCCTTTGGCCATCGCGGCTTTACCCACAGCCTGCTGGCGGTGCTGGGTGGCCTGGCATTGTTCCAGATGAATGTTCCTGCCGACGGGCCACTGCCTGCTGATGTGTTGCAGGGGATGGTGCTGGGTTATCTCAGCCATATTGCCGCTGATATGCTGACGCCCGCGGGTGTGCCGCTGCTATGGCCCTGCCGCTGGCGCTTCCGTCTGCCGATCCTCAACAGCCAAAAAGGCAACCAGCTGGAACGAACACTCTGTATGGCACTGGTGGCGTATTCAATGTGGTTTTCACCGGACATGCCGCATTTTGGTGCGAACGGCTGGCCCGCCCAGTTAATTAATTCGGTGCAAAGCAGCCTTAATCGGGTAATAAACAAACAATCAGCGCAATAA
- a CDS encoding DUF481 domain-containing protein, whose product MKALKKLSAVLLLSGMCCHQALADNSVFTTMDDPSTAKTPFEGSASAGYLAQSGNTKSSNATAATNMTWYQTRTAYSLWGNASNASSNDERSSETYQIGGRSRYNMTDYDYLFGQASWLSDRFNGYDGRSILAAGYGRQILNGPVHSLRVEAGPGVRYDDYHEGGHDTQPLAYGAVSYNWQLTDNTKFIQGVSVLGSDDTTVNSETGLQVAINEHFSLKMAYNVTWNQNPPESAPDHTDTKTTILLSYAM is encoded by the coding sequence ATGAAAGCGCTTAAAAAGTTGTCTGCTGTTCTTTTGCTCTCAGGGATGTGTTGTCACCAGGCTCTGGCTGATAACTCCGTCTTTACCACCATGGATGACCCGTCTACCGCTAAAACGCCATTTGAAGGCAGCGCTTCTGCCGGTTACCTGGCGCAAAGTGGCAACACCAAAAGTTCTAACGCCACTGCGGCAACCAATATGACCTGGTATCAGACCAGAACCGCTTACAGCCTGTGGGGCAACGCATCGAATGCGTCGTCCAACGATGAGCGCTCTTCTGAGACTTACCAGATTGGTGGTCGTTCACGTTACAACATGACTGATTATGACTACCTGTTTGGTCAGGCCAGCTGGTTAAGCGATCGCTTTAATGGTTACGATGGTCGTTCCATTCTGGCTGCCGGTTACGGTCGTCAGATCCTGAATGGTCCGGTGCATTCACTGCGTGTGGAAGCGGGTCCTGGTGTGCGTTACGACGATTACCATGAAGGCGGCCATGATACTCAGCCGCTGGCCTATGGCGCAGTCAGCTATAACTGGCAGCTAACCGATAACACCAAGTTTATCCAGGGTGTATCAGTGCTGGGCAGTGACGATACCACCGTCAACTCTGAAACCGGTCTGCAGGTAGCGATTAACGAGCACTTCTCGCTGAAGATGGCGTACAACGTGACCTGGAACCAGAATCCGCCGGAATCTGCGCCGGATCATACCGATACCAAAACTACCATTCTGCTGTCCTACGCGATGTAA
- the thrS gene encoding threonine--tRNA ligase, with protein sequence MPVITLPDGSQRIFDHAVSVMEIAQDIGPGLAKACIAGRVNGELVDAIDPITEDAQVAIITAKDEAGVEIIRHSCAHLLGHAIKQLWPDTKMAIGPVIDNGFYYDVDIDRTLTQEDLELLEKRMHELAEKNYDVIKKKVSWQEARDAFAARGEIYKTTILDENISHDDRPGLYHHEEYIDMCRGPHVPNMRFCHHFKLQKMSGAYWRGDSNNKMLQRIYGTAWADKKQLAAYLQRLEEAAKRDHRKIGKQLDLYHMQEEAPGMVFWHNDGWTIFRELEVFVRTKLKEYDYQEVKGPFMMDRVLWEKTGHWENYKEAMFTTSSENREYCIKPMNCPGHVQIFNQGLKSYRDLPLRMAEFGSCHRNEPSGALHGLMRVRGFTQDDAHVFCTEEQVRDEVNSCIKMVYDMYSTFGFEKIVVKLSTRPEKRIGSDEMWDRAEQDLAEALQENGIEFQYQPGEGAFYGPKIEFTLHDCLDRAWQCGTVQLDFSLPTRLNASYVGENNDRQVPVMIHRAILGSMERFIGILTEEYAGFFPTWLAPVQAVIMNITDGQSEYVAELTRKLQNAGIRVKADLRNEKIGFKIREHTLRRVPYMLVCGDKEVEAGKVAVRTRRGKDLGSMDVNDVIEKLQHEIRSRNLHQLEE encoded by the coding sequence ATGCCCGTTATTACTCTTCCTGATGGAAGTCAGCGTATTTTCGACCACGCCGTTAGCGTGATGGAAATTGCTCAGGACATCGGTCCAGGTCTGGCGAAAGCCTGTATTGCTGGTCGCGTAAATGGTGAACTGGTTGATGCCATCGATCCGATTACCGAAGATGCCCAGGTCGCGATCATTACCGCGAAAGACGAAGCCGGTGTGGAAATTATTCGCCACTCCTGCGCGCACCTGTTAGGCCATGCGATTAAGCAACTGTGGCCGGACACCAAAATGGCTATCGGTCCGGTTATCGACAACGGTTTTTACTACGATGTTGATATTGACCGCACCCTGACGCAGGAAGACCTCGAGCTGCTCGAAAAGCGTATGCATGAGCTGGCTGAGAAGAATTATGACGTCATCAAGAAGAAAGTGAGCTGGCAGGAAGCGCGTGATGCTTTCGCGGCGCGTGGTGAAATCTATAAAACCACCATTCTTGATGAGAATATCAGCCACGACGACCGTCCTGGCCTGTATCACCACGAAGAATATATCGATATGTGCCGCGGTCCGCACGTACCGAATATGCGTTTCTGCCATCACTTTAAATTGCAGAAAATGTCCGGCGCTTACTGGCGCGGCGACAGTAATAATAAGATGTTGCAGCGTATTTACGGCACCGCATGGGCCGATAAAAAGCAGCTGGCGGCTTATCTGCAGCGTCTGGAAGAAGCGGCGAAACGCGATCACCGCAAAATTGGTAAACAGCTCGACCTGTATCATATGCAGGAAGAGGCGCCTGGCATGGTGTTCTGGCATAACGATGGCTGGACGATCTTCCGTGAACTGGAAGTGTTTGTGCGCACCAAGCTGAAAGAGTATGACTACCAGGAAGTGAAGGGTCCGTTTATGATGGACCGCGTGCTGTGGGAAAAAACCGGCCACTGGGAAAACTACAAAGAAGCGATGTTTACCACGTCATCGGAAAACCGCGAATATTGCATTAAACCGATGAACTGCCCTGGCCACGTGCAAATTTTCAATCAGGGTCTAAAATCATACCGCGACCTGCCGCTGCGTATGGCGGAGTTTGGTAGCTGTCATCGTAATGAGCCGTCAGGCGCGCTGCATGGTTTGATGCGCGTGCGTGGCTTTACTCAGGATGACGCCCATGTCTTCTGTACTGAAGAGCAGGTGCGTGACGAAGTAAACAGCTGTATTAAGATGGTGTACGATATGTACAGCACCTTCGGTTTTGAAAAAATCGTGGTGAAGCTGTCTACCCGTCCGGAAAAACGCATTGGCAGCGATGAGATGTGGGATCGCGCCGAGCAAGATCTGGCGGAAGCACTGCAGGAAAATGGCATCGAATTCCAGTATCAGCCGGGTGAAGGGGCGTTCTACGGTCCGAAAATTGAATTTACCCTGCATGATTGTCTGGATCGTGCGTGGCAGTGTGGTACCGTACAGCTCGACTTTTCTTTGCCAACACGTCTGAATGCTTCATACGTGGGTGAAAATAATGATCGTCAGGTGCCGGTGATGATTCACCGCGCCATCCTGGGTTCCATGGAGCGCTTTATCGGTATTCTTACCGAAGAGTACGCCGGTTTCTTCCCGACCTGGCTCGCTCCTGTACAAGCAGTGATAATGAATATCACTGATGGTCAGTCCGAATATGTCGCAGAATTGACCCGTAAACTGCAGAATGCGGGAATTCGCGTCAAAGCGGACTTGAGAAATGAGAAGATTGGCTTTAAAATCCGCGAGCACACTTTACGTCGTGTCCCTTACATGCTGGTCTGTGGTGATAAAGAGGTGGAAGCAGGCAAAGTTGCCGTTCGCACCCGCCGTGGTAAAGACCTGGGAAGCATGGACGTAAATGATGTTATCGAAAAGCTGCAGCATGAGATTCGCAGCCGAAATCTTCATCAATTGGAGGAATAA
- the kduI gene encoding 5-dehydro-4-deoxy-D-glucuronate isomerase: MQVRQSIHSEHAKQLDTHALRSEFLIEKIFDADNYTMTYSHIDRIIVGGVMPVSKSVTIGSEVGKQLGVSYFLERRELGVINIGGPGLIEVDGKTWEIGNEQALYIGMGAQSVVFSSADAAQPAKFYYNSAPAHTTYPDTKITLEEAATATLGDAATSNRRTINKFIIPDVLPTCQLTMGLTKLDEGSLWNTMPCHTHDRRMEVYFYFDMDEETAVFHMMGQPQETRHLLVHNEQAVISPSWSIHSGVGTKRYTFIWGMVGENQVFDDMDHVKVSELR, translated from the coding sequence ATGCAAGTTCGTCAAAGCATCCACAGCGAGCACGCTAAACAGCTCGACACTCACGCCTTACGTAGCGAATTCCTGATCGAAAAAATCTTCGACGCCGATAACTACACCATGACCTACAGTCATATCGACCGCATTATTGTCGGCGGCGTGATGCCGGTGAGCAAAAGCGTCACTATCGGCAGCGAAGTAGGTAAACAGCTGGGCGTCAGCTACTTTCTTGAGCGCCGTGAGTTAGGGGTTATCAATATCGGCGGCCCTGGCCTGATTGAAGTGGATGGCAAAACCTGGGAGATCGGTAACGAACAGGCGCTGTATATCGGCATGGGCGCGCAATCGGTGGTATTTAGCAGCGCCGATGCCGCGCAGCCGGCAAAGTTCTACTACAACAGTGCCCCGGCCCACACCACTTATCCCGATACCAAAATCACTCTCGAAGAAGCGGCCACTGCCACTCTCGGCGATGCGGCCACCAGTAACCGCCGCACCATCAATAAATTTATCATTCCTGATGTATTGCCGACCTGCCAGCTGACCATGGGACTGACCAAACTGGATGAAGGCAGCCTGTGGAATACCATGCCGTGCCATACCCACGATCGACGCATGGAGGTCTACTTCTACTTTGATATGGATGAGGAAACCGCGGTGTTTCATATGATGGGACAACCGCAGGAGACACGCCATCTGCTGGTGCATAACGAGCAGGCGGTGATCTCGCCAAGCTGGTCAATCCATTCCGGCGTTGGCACCAAACGCTATACCTTTATCTGGGGTATGGTCGGTGAAAATCAGGTATTTGATGATATGGACCACGTAAAAGTGAGTGAATTGCGTTAA
- a CDS encoding ABC transporter substrate-binding protein — MVSLASLLALSSSVLASTYPLTLTDSDGKQVTLKQEPKRLVVQDGRDILSLALLDRDNPFQRVVAWNNLLKKSDGATWQLMDKKWPQAKKIIDMGFSDKGEVNLESVIAERPDLMVAQLRSKPSLTQTGVLDKMKQLGIPVLFIDTFQKPVEDAPESITLLGKALNRETEAKEYTDFYQQHYQAILDKVRDVQPKPRVFIEAKAGLGGLDSCCFTHGHVGWGAMVEAVGATNLGSDLLPGATGDISLEKVIAMKPDAYIVSGSQWASKNNAAVPFGYGVTQQQVDGAFEKMKQRPGFAELQPVKDGRFYGLYHNFYNHPYNIVGLEYLAKFIYPQQFSNLDPANTWHQILTRFTTVPEGKGVLGSQAPKN; from the coding sequence CTGGTTTCGCTGGCCTCGCTGCTGGCCCTCTCTTCATCGGTACTGGCATCGACTTACCCGCTGACCCTGACCGATTCCGACGGCAAACAAGTGACACTGAAGCAGGAGCCAAAGCGTCTGGTGGTGCAGGACGGGCGCGATATTCTGTCGCTGGCGCTGCTGGACCGTGACAATCCCTTCCAGCGTGTGGTGGCATGGAATAACCTGCTGAAGAAAAGTGATGGCGCCACCTGGCAATTGATGGATAAAAAATGGCCGCAGGCGAAAAAAATTATCGATATGGGCTTCAGCGATAAAGGCGAAGTCAATCTGGAAAGCGTGATTGCCGAGCGTCCTGATCTGATGGTAGCGCAGTTGCGTTCCAAACCCTCGCTGACGCAAACCGGCGTGCTGGATAAAATGAAGCAGTTAGGCATTCCGGTGCTGTTTATTGATACTTTCCAGAAACCGGTTGAAGATGCGCCTGAAAGCATCACCTTGCTCGGTAAGGCGCTTAACCGTGAAACTGAAGCTAAAGAGTACACCGATTTCTATCAGCAGCACTACCAGGCGATTCTGGATAAAGTGCGTGACGTTCAGCCGAAGCCGCGGGTGTTTATCGAAGCCAAAGCCGGACTGGGCGGGCTTGATTCCTGTTGCTTTACCCATGGGCATGTCGGCTGGGGCGCAATGGTCGAGGCTGTAGGCGCAACTAACCTTGGCTCTGATCTGCTGCCTGGCGCCACCGGTGATATTTCGCTGGAAAAAGTGATTGCGATGAAACCTGACGCCTATATTGTCTCCGGTTCGCAGTGGGCCAGTAAAAATAATGCCGCCGTGCCGTTTGGTTACGGTGTCACTCAGCAGCAGGTTGATGGCGCGTTTGAAAAAATGAAGCAGCGCCCGGGCTTTGCCGAGCTGCAGCCGGTCAAAGACGGACGTTTCTACGGTCTGTATCACAATTTCTATAACCATCCGTATAACATCGTCGGTCTGGAGTATCTGGCGAAGTTTATCTATCCGCAGCAGTTCAGCAATCTCGATCCGGCGAATACCTGGCATCAGATTCTGACCCGCTTCACTACCGTGCCGGAAGGTAAGGGCGTATTAGGTTCTCAGGCGCCGAAAAACTGA
- a CDS encoding YniB family protein — MTYQQAGNVAILKRIAGWIVFIPALLSTFISLLGFMFKHSEKQPGIDAVMLDFVHVIIDMIRFNTPFLNIFWHNSPVPDFNGGSNLLFWLIYILIFVGLALTTSGARMWRQSRHLKEGIEDQLILENAKGSEGRSRKQLEEKIVVPRHTIFLQIFPLYILPVIVAVAGYFVLSLLGFIR, encoded by the coding sequence ATGACTTATCAACAAGCTGGCAACGTCGCCATTCTGAAGCGCATCGCCGGCTGGATTGTGTTTATTCCGGCATTGCTGTCGACATTTATTTCACTGCTGGGCTTTATGTTTAAGCACAGTGAGAAGCAACCGGGCATTGACGCCGTGATGCTGGATTTTGTCCATGTCATCATTGATATGATCCGCTTTAATACACCCTTTCTGAATATATTCTGGCATAACTCGCCGGTGCCTGATTTTAATGGCGGCAGCAATCTGCTGTTCTGGCTGATCTATATTCTGATTTTTGTCGGGCTGGCGTTAACCACTTCCGGCGCACGTATGTGGCGACAGTCGCGTCATCTGAAAGAAGGGATTGAGGATCAGCTGATCCTTGAGAATGCTAAAGGCAGTGAAGGGCGCAGCCGCAAGCAGCTGGAAGAGAAAATTGTTGTGCCGCGCCACACCATTTTCCTGCAGATTTTCCCGCTCTATATCCTGCCGGTTATTGTCGCCGTCGCGGGTTACTTCGTCCTCTCACTGCTGGGTTTTATCCGCTAA
- the kduD gene encoding 2-dehydro-3-deoxy-D-gluconate 5-dehydrogenase KduD, translating to MILNAFNLEGKVALITGCNTGLGQGMAIGLAEAGCDIIGVNRDSADDTPDLVAAAGRRFHAINADLMDSASVPQVVEQAVAAFGHIDILVNNAGIIRRADALEFSEKDWDDVMNINSKTLFFLSQAVARQFIRQGQGGKIINIASMLSYQGGIRVPSYTASKSAVMGLTRLMANEWAPYNINVNAIAPGYMATNNTEQLRQDEGRSQEILGRIPAARWGKPEDMKGPVVFLASSAADYINGYTLAVDGGWLAR from the coding sequence ATGATCCTTAATGCATTTAATCTGGAAGGCAAAGTAGCGCTGATAACCGGCTGTAACACCGGTTTAGGTCAGGGAATGGCCATCGGTCTCGCTGAAGCAGGCTGCGATATTATTGGCGTTAACCGCGATAGCGCGGATGACACCCCGGACCTTGTGGCTGCCGCTGGCCGCCGTTTTCACGCGATTAATGCTGATCTGATGGACAGCGCCAGCGTGCCGCAGGTGGTGGAACAGGCGGTAGCCGCCTTCGGCCATATCGATATTCTGGTGAATAATGCCGGTATTATCCGCCGCGCCGATGCGCTGGAGTTCAGCGAAAAGGACTGGGATGACGTGATGAACATCAACAGCAAGACGCTGTTCTTCCTGTCACAGGCGGTAGCACGTCAGTTTATCAGACAGGGCCAGGGCGGCAAGATCATCAATATCGCCTCAATGCTCTCTTATCAGGGGGGCATTCGCGTGCCCTCTTACACCGCCTCGAAGAGCGCTGTGATGGGCTTAACCCGCCTGATGGCCAATGAATGGGCGCCATATAACATTAATGTGAATGCCATTGCGCCCGGCTATATGGCCACCAATAATACCGAACAGCTGCGTCAGGATGAAGGCCGCAGTCAGGAGATCCTCGGACGTATCCCTGCCGCGCGCTGGGGTAAGCCGGAAGATATGAAAGGGCCAGTAGTCTTTCTCGCCTCATCGGCGGCAGACTATATCAATGGCTATACCCTGGCGGTGGATGGCGGCTGGCTGGCGCGTTAA
- the rpmI gene encoding 50S ribosomal protein L35, which yields MPKIKTVRGAAKRFKKTASGGFKRKHANLRHILTKKSTKRKRHLRPKGLVSKGDLGLVIACLPYA from the coding sequence ATGCCAAAGATTAAAACTGTACGTGGCGCGGCTAAGCGCTTCAAGAAGACCGCCTCTGGTGGCTTCAAGCGTAAACACGCTAACCTGCGTCATATTCTGACCAAAAAATCTACTAAGCGTAAACGTCATCTGCGTCCGAAAGGCCTGGTGTCTAAAGGCGATCTGGGTCTGGTTATTGCCTGCCTGCCGTACGCATAA
- a CDS encoding fructosamine kinase family protein produces MWSAISRLLSEQLGNAEIHQRTELPGGDVHPAWHIRYGDHDVFVKCNNRDMLALFTWEADQLELLARSQTVRVPKVYGVGSDREYSFLLLEYLPIKPLDAHSAWQLGEQLARLHQWSDQPQFGLDFDNNITTTPQPNSWLRRWSVFFAEQRIGWQLQLAAEKGIQYGDMDLIVDCVQQALAAHHPQPSLLHGDLWPANCAGSNTGPWIFDPACYWGDRECDLAMLSWYDHLPPQIYDGYQSVWPLPHDFLQRQPLYQLYFLLNRANVFGGSWLGEAQRAVGALLDLDELGQRQVRPA; encoded by the coding sequence ATGTGGTCAGCCATTAGTCGTCTGTTGAGTGAGCAGTTAGGCAATGCCGAAATCCATCAGCGTACCGAGCTTCCCGGGGGCGATGTGCATCCTGCGTGGCATATTCGCTACGGTGATCATGACGTATTTGTAAAATGTAATAACCGCGACATGCTGGCGCTTTTCACCTGGGAAGCTGATCAGCTTGAACTGCTGGCGCGCAGCCAGACGGTGCGGGTGCCGAAAGTGTATGGCGTGGGCAGTGACCGCGAGTACAGCTTCCTGCTACTGGAATACCTGCCGATCAAACCTCTCGATGCCCACAGCGCCTGGCAACTGGGAGAGCAGCTGGCAAGGCTGCATCAGTGGAGCGATCAACCGCAATTTGGCCTCGATTTCGATAATAATATTACCACCACCCCGCAACCTAACAGCTGGCTGCGTCGCTGGTCGGTGTTTTTTGCAGAACAGCGTATCGGCTGGCAGTTGCAACTGGCGGCGGAGAAAGGCATTCAGTACGGCGATATGGATCTGATTGTTGACTGCGTGCAACAGGCGCTGGCTGCCCATCATCCCCAGCCTTCGCTGCTGCATGGCGATTTGTGGCCGGCTAACTGCGCAGGCAGCAATACCGGCCCGTGGATTTTCGATCCGGCCTGCTACTGGGGCGATCGTGAATGTGATTTAGCCATGCTGTCGTGGTATGACCATCTGCCGCCACAGATCTATGACGGTTATCAGTCTGTATGGCCGCTGCCGCATGACTTTCTGCAACGTCAGCCTCTGTATCAGCTCTACTTTTTACTAAATCGCGCCAATGTATTTGGCGGCAGCTGGCTGGGTGAGGCGCAACGCGCGGTGGGCGCATTGCTGGATCTGGATGAGCTGGGGCAAAGGCAGGTCAGACCGGCCTGA